The proteins below are encoded in one region of Neoasaia chiangmaiensis:
- a CDS encoding L-aspartate oxidase produces the protein MNLSRLAGLPVIAGAGLAGLSVALHYDGPCVLLSPGPLGQDAASALAQGGIAAALDPQDSPARHAADTLAAGAGLCDPQTVHHMTQDGPAAIQRLLDWGVAFDRRPDGTLDLHLEAAHAHPRIAHAHDRSGAAIMRALIDRVRATPRIVVLEGATLRGLDAPDGRLRGVWLRHDGLNHFLPTTACAIASGGTGALYAAATSPGGNRGLGLAAAARAGVELADMEFVQFHPTSLDTAAIGRRPLISEAVRGAGATLIDETGARFTDELAPRDVVSRAVAAHQHAGHRVFLDARTALGPHFGTHFPGIDAACRAAGIDPSREPIPVRPAVHYHMGGIATDPHGRSSIDGLWACGEAACTGLHGANRLASNSLLEAFLTGRDVARDWSGHRFAPVDATDHAMPTGPAPDHTARDIGVWMSAEAGILRDAPGLSRLLDRLTPWVATDDHALVGALIARAALLRRESRGSHHRTDFPDPATAPLRRRITLSHVMPQPLERVG, from the coding sequence ATGAACCTCTCCCGCCTCGCCGGGTTGCCGGTCATCGCCGGCGCGGGCCTCGCCGGGCTTTCGGTGGCGCTGCATTACGATGGCCCATGCGTCCTGCTCAGCCCCGGCCCGCTGGGCCAGGATGCCGCCAGCGCCCTGGCGCAAGGCGGCATCGCCGCCGCCCTCGACCCGCAGGACAGCCCCGCCCGACACGCCGCCGACACGCTCGCCGCCGGCGCGGGCCTGTGCGATCCGCAGACCGTCCACCACATGACGCAGGACGGCCCCGCCGCCATCCAGCGCCTGCTGGACTGGGGCGTCGCCTTCGACCGCCGCCCGGACGGCACGCTCGACCTGCATCTCGAAGCCGCCCACGCCCATCCGCGCATCGCCCATGCGCACGACCGCAGCGGCGCCGCCATCATGCGCGCGCTGATCGACCGCGTGCGCGCCACCCCCCGCATCGTCGTGCTGGAAGGCGCCACCCTGCGCGGCCTCGACGCCCCGGACGGCAGACTGCGCGGCGTCTGGCTCCGTCACGACGGCCTGAATCATTTCCTGCCGACCACCGCCTGCGCCATCGCCAGCGGCGGCACCGGCGCGCTTTACGCCGCCGCCACCAGCCCCGGCGGCAATCGCGGCCTCGGCCTCGCCGCCGCCGCCCGCGCCGGCGTGGAACTGGCGGACATGGAATTCGTGCAGTTCCACCCCACGTCGCTGGACACCGCCGCCATCGGCCGCCGCCCGCTCATCAGCGAAGCCGTGCGCGGCGCCGGCGCCACGCTGATCGACGAAACCGGCGCGCGATTCACCGACGAACTCGCCCCGCGCGATGTCGTCTCCCGCGCCGTGGCCGCCCACCAGCACGCCGGGCACCGCGTCTTTCTCGATGCCCGAACCGCCCTCGGCCCGCATTTCGGCACCCATTTCCCCGGCATCGACGCCGCCTGCCGCGCCGCCGGCATCGACCCTTCCCGCGAACCCATCCCCGTGCGCCCGGCGGTCCATTACCACATGGGCGGCATCGCGACGGACCCTCATGGCCGCAGCAGCATCGACGGCCTCTGGGCCTGCGGGGAAGCCGCCTGCACCGGGCTGCACGGCGCCAACCGCCTCGCCAGCAATTCGCTGCTCGAAGCCTTCCTGACCGGCCGCGACGTCGCGCGGGACTGGTCGGGCCACCGCTTCGCCCCGGTCGATGCCACGGACCACGCCATGCCCACCGGCCCCGCGCCGGACCACACAGCCCGCGATATCGGCGTGTGGATGAGCGCGGAGGCCGGCATCCTGCGGGACGCCCCCGGCCTGTCCCGCCTGCTCGACCGCCTGACACCCTGGGTCGCAACCGACGATCACGCCCTCGTCGGCGCGCTGATCGCCCGCGCCGCCCTGCTGCGCCGCGAAAGCCGCGGCAGCCACCACCGCACCGATTTCCCCGATCCCGCAACGGCCCCGCTGCGCCGCCGGATCACCCTGTCGCATGTCATGCCGCAACCGCTGGAGCGCGTCGGATGA